From a region of the Salinispira pacifica genome:
- a CDS encoding Dabb family protein, whose translation MIVHVVMWKFKDDIDGPGEFPGMKKELEALVGTVPGLISLELGLNENSSAPAWDVTLRSEHESPRALEEYRVHPAHKAAAERISSMMKDRAVVDYRR comes from the coding sequence ATGATAGTTCATGTTGTGATGTGGAAATTCAAAGATGATATTGACGGTCCGGGGGAATTTCCCGGAATGAAGAAGGAACTGGAAGCCCTTGTTGGAACCGTTCCCGGATTGATCTCCCTGGAGCTCGGTCTGAACGAAAACAGCTCAGCACCGGCCTGGGATGTGACTCTGCGGAGCGAACATGAAAGCCCCCGGGCCCTGGAAGAGTATCGGGTGCACCCGGCTCACAAGGCAGCTGCTGAAAGAATCTCCTCCATGATGAAGGACCGGGCGGTGGTGGATTACCGCCGTTGA
- a CDS encoding PD-(D/E)XK nuclease family protein, whose translation MKTINDLLQRFLEGDEIFVLPSEIAAESWARTIARQSIAVNRRRLISWDSFKELTFFGQQSWRPANGITRSVFARLILEQNRQEQLFSRIVPVKYRNDVGLYAQGISRMLPALGSLCRMPRERLEKVLGRALAADIFRLETAYRNFLEHHQRYEPSWQETSYVSDGRSYLILFPGLLEDFEDYKSQLESASGIRFQFLGEMEGNQQLNRYEDHRQELFRVMENVGELLQTGVNAWEIGVSVAGFDELKTRLSYTANSMGIPLSFRKGRPLIEYPSVAWLAQVAALRSDNYSFHALRRLLKNPGLPWKPGAEAAIKALLGEAVDTGLVEGGLRAWKRLAGSIDGNFRNYGLTSRPGIQSLFSYFDNMLDAPNGTELFDRIYEFFRAWLNTESWGAGDAAAWQRCAEEIKSLEKSLGEYPEFTPDMFEFLSAELASRLYLPQEQGGGIQVYDYRVASGAAFPYHFVLNLNAADSRVQKSGLGFLREDQYRELFGENGDMTRAFLKGYECSASRVFMSCSSMLKGRAVLPAENFLTERHGNAPWASPEYLLPGEPEQMGPFPGVSTGCEIPEDFEGSRWSQQLGIPGERISMSRVQSYIDCPQGMFWRLQNMEPCRTIPDVYPASSIGNAFHRIMEDLYRIIRDGDGSSPPQSFLSSRLEQYRGLADTLVKRMFGVDRSKPGSPQRNIPRSLHEQLKQRFIRAAQHILDQDAVLFDSWEIFGLEMELETTLNFRGENIRFHGRADRVMRNPADGTVAVLDYKSSSVPPFSRVLNGIQQHLPTVKEQKGMDPEDVIRLIQDCSSEPLSIQLPAYAYLLASMGYEVSRMGYYILKPGDNGLSGNYTSVLDIQDPPPATVSSQAPMKHPVLLNAVRQGAETQTIAALEGMAQGDFRMPDETCSSCSFKGLCRHRFAVKMPHEVKPRNEA comes from the coding sequence ATGAAAACTATTAACGATCTGCTGCAGCGCTTTCTTGAAGGTGATGAAATTTTCGTGCTCCCTTCGGAGATTGCCGCTGAAAGCTGGGCACGAACCATCGCCCGGCAAAGCATAGCGGTGAACCGCAGACGCCTGATATCCTGGGACAGCTTTAAAGAGCTCACATTTTTCGGACAGCAGAGCTGGCGGCCTGCAAACGGTATTACCCGTTCGGTGTTCGCCCGGCTGATACTGGAACAAAACCGGCAGGAACAACTCTTCTCCCGGATCGTGCCGGTAAAATACCGGAATGATGTGGGGCTCTATGCACAGGGGATCTCCCGGATGCTTCCTGCTCTGGGTTCGCTGTGCCGGATGCCCCGGGAACGGCTGGAGAAGGTGCTGGGACGGGCTCTGGCAGCTGACATTTTCAGGCTGGAAACGGCATACCGGAACTTTCTGGAACATCACCAGCGCTATGAGCCCTCATGGCAGGAGACATCGTATGTATCCGACGGCCGTTCCTACCTCATACTTTTCCCCGGGCTTCTGGAAGATTTCGAGGACTATAAATCCCAGCTGGAGTCTGCCTCCGGAATCCGTTTTCAGTTTCTCGGAGAGATGGAAGGAAATCAGCAGCTGAACCGGTATGAAGATCATCGGCAGGAACTGTTCCGGGTCATGGAGAACGTGGGTGAGCTGCTCCAGACGGGGGTGAATGCCTGGGAGATTGGCGTCTCCGTGGCCGGTTTTGATGAACTCAAAACCCGGCTGTCATACACTGCAAATTCCATGGGAATTCCCCTCTCATTCAGAAAAGGACGCCCCCTTATTGAGTACCCTTCGGTGGCGTGGCTGGCACAGGTGGCTGCGCTGAGAAGCGATAATTATTCGTTCCATGCCCTCCGCCGTCTGCTGAAAAATCCGGGGCTTCCCTGGAAGCCCGGGGCGGAAGCCGCCATCAAAGCTCTACTCGGGGAAGCTGTTGATACGGGGCTTGTGGAAGGGGGCTTAAGAGCCTGGAAGCGGCTGGCGGGATCCATCGACGGCAATTTCCGGAATTACGGATTAACCTCACGGCCGGGAATTCAAAGCCTGTTTTCTTATTTTGATAATATGCTGGATGCGCCGAACGGTACTGAGTTATTTGACCGCATATATGAATTTTTCCGGGCATGGCTGAATACGGAATCCTGGGGTGCAGGGGATGCAGCCGCCTGGCAGCGCTGTGCCGAGGAGATTAAATCCCTGGAAAAATCTTTGGGAGAGTACCCTGAATTCACCCCGGATATGTTTGAGTTCCTTAGCGCAGAGCTTGCCTCACGGCTGTATCTGCCCCAGGAGCAGGGCGGAGGAATTCAGGTGTACGATTATCGGGTGGCATCTGGCGCCGCCTTTCCGTATCATTTCGTGCTGAATCTGAACGCCGCAGACAGCAGAGTTCAAAAATCGGGCCTGGGATTTCTCCGGGAAGATCAGTACCGGGAGCTCTTCGGCGAAAACGGGGATATGACCCGTGCCTTTCTGAAGGGCTATGAATGTTCCGCTTCCCGTGTATTCATGAGCTGCAGCAGCATGTTGAAGGGGCGGGCTGTTCTGCCGGCTGAGAACTTCCTTACTGAACGTCATGGAAATGCTCCCTGGGCGTCCCCTGAGTATCTCCTACCCGGGGAACCCGAACAGATGGGCCCGTTCCCGGGAGTATCCACCGGCTGTGAGATCCCCGAAGACTTTGAAGGCAGCCGTTGGTCACAGCAGCTGGGAATTCCCGGAGAACGAATATCCATGAGCAGGGTTCAGTCCTACATCGATTGTCCCCAGGGAATGTTCTGGAGACTTCAGAACATGGAACCCTGCAGGACAATTCCCGACGTCTACCCGGCGTCGTCCATCGGTAATGCTTTTCACCGCATTATGGAGGATCTCTACCGAATCATTCGGGACGGAGACGGCAGTTCGCCGCCCCAGTCCTTCCTCTCCTCCAGACTTGAACAGTACCGGGGACTGGCGGACACACTGGTAAAGCGGATGTTCGGTGTGGACCGCAGCAAGCCCGGTTCTCCCCAGAGAAACATTCCCCGGTCCCTCCATGAACAGCTGAAGCAGCGTTTCATCCGTGCCGCACAGCATATTCTGGATCAGGACGCCGTACTTTTCGATTCATGGGAAATTTTCGGTCTGGAAATGGAGCTGGAGACAACCCTGAATTTCCGGGGTGAGAATATCAGGTTCCACGGCCGTGCCGACCGGGTAATGCGGAACCCCGCTGACGGTACGGTGGCGGTGCTGGATTATAAAAGCTCCAGTGTGCCGCCGTTTTCCCGGGTGCTCAACGGCATACAGCAGCATCTTCCGACGGTAAAGGAACAGAAGGGCATGGACCCGGAGGATGTCATCAGGCTGATACAGGATTGCTCAAGCGAACCCCTCTCAATTCAGCTCCCCGCATACGCATATTTATTGGCCAGCATGGGATATGAAGTAAGCAGGATGGGGTATTACATTTTGAAACCGGGTGATAACGGTCTCAGCGGAAACTACACATCGGTCCTGGATATTCAGGATCCTCCGCCGGCCACAGTTTCCTCCCAGGCACCCATGAAACATCCGGTGCTTCTGAATGCCGTCAGGCAGGGTGCGGAAACGCAGACAATTGCGGCTCTGGAAGGCATGGCACAGGGGGATTTCCGAATGCCCGATGAAACCTGTTCAAGCTGCAGCTTCAAGGGGCTCTGCCGCCATCGTTTTGCGGTGAAAATGCCCCATGAGGTAAAACCAAGGAATGAAGCATGA
- a CDS encoding alpha-amylase family glycosyl hydrolase, whose amino-acid sequence MTFSVSWNMARKALLLLLILSASVFNLWGQFGPEDSVYFLFTDRFYDGDESNNYTVNIRNLKGYHGGDFAGLTEKLPYIAGMGFSAIWISSVVDNQAGGYHGYWAQDYYRVEEHFGDMESLKTMVDRAHELGIKVILDLAINHTGIQHDFFGDPAYQDWFHPRQDIDDYSDQYQVENHWLQNLPDLNHENPEVRQYLIDMSIWWIEQTGIDGYRLDALRHVPADFWREYSAAVKEQFPDFYLIGEVFDGNPANLGKYQNAGIDGLLDFPAYFAIQDMVRNGEPATRFAQSVINSKRNYPHEELMGTFIDNHDVRRFVNQVYRNREEKLAQSLMFLFSYTGIPIMYYGTEIPMDGGSEHSGRSLMAWDEPALYKDLVTSLNELRSLHPALSSGEFTIVDRSMSRFVYARHDADDVFLTILNNGDEERFSIELPDELRRDFRWARSMVLDSAGEPLAPGVPELESIRIRRGRLRMELPAYTGVVLKLSRERE is encoded by the coding sequence ATGACGTTTTCTGTTTCATGGAACATGGCCCGGAAAGCTTTGCTTCTGCTGCTCATTCTATCTGCATCAGTTTTTAATCTGTGGGGCCAGTTCGGACCCGAGGACTCGGTCTATTTCCTGTTTACCGACCGCTTTTATGACGGTGATGAGAGCAATAACTATACGGTGAACATCAGAAATCTGAAGGGGTACCATGGAGGGGATTTTGCCGGACTGACGGAGAAGCTCCCGTACATAGCCGGGATGGGCTTCAGCGCAATCTGGATATCTTCCGTGGTGGATAACCAGGCCGGAGGATACCACGGTTACTGGGCACAGGATTATTACCGGGTTGAAGAACATTTCGGTGATATGGAAAGTCTGAAAACCATGGTTGACCGGGCTCACGAGCTGGGTATTAAGGTGATCCTGGATCTGGCCATAAATCACACCGGGATTCAGCACGATTTTTTCGGGGATCCTGCATACCAGGACTGGTTTCATCCCCGGCAGGATATTGATGATTACTCCGATCAGTATCAGGTGGAAAACCATTGGCTTCAGAATCTTCCGGATCTGAATCATGAGAACCCCGAGGTGCGTCAGTACCTTATAGATATGTCCATCTGGTGGATTGAGCAGACCGGCATTGACGGATACCGCCTGGATGCCCTGAGGCATGTTCCTGCGGATTTCTGGAGGGAATACTCCGCCGCCGTCAAGGAGCAGTTTCCGGATTTCTACCTTATCGGCGAGGTGTTTGACGGCAACCCCGCCAACCTGGGCAAATATCAGAATGCGGGAATCGACGGACTTCTGGATTTCCCCGCATATTTTGCAATTCAGGATATGGTGCGTAACGGCGAACCCGCCACCCGTTTTGCCCAGTCTGTCATCAATTCCAAACGGAACTATCCCCATGAAGAGCTTATGGGAACCTTTATAGACAACCATGATGTGCGACGCTTCGTGAACCAGGTGTACCGGAACAGAGAGGAGAAGCTCGCCCAGTCCCTCATGTTTCTGTTCAGCTACACGGGCATACCAATTATGTATTACGGCACGGAAATTCCCATGGACGGCGGTTCCGAACATTCGGGCAGGAGTCTCATGGCCTGGGACGAACCCGCCCTCTACAAAGATCTTGTGACATCTTTGAATGAACTGCGAAGTCTCCATCCTGCTCTCAGCAGCGGCGAATTCACCATTGTGGACCGGAGTATGAGCCGCTTTGTGTATGCCCGCCACGATGCGGATGATGTTTTTCTCACAATTCTGAATAATGGCGATGAAGAGCGTTTTTCCATTGAACTTCCCGACGAATTGAGGCGGGATTTCCGATGGGCCCGCAGCATGGTTCTGGATTCAGCCGGCGAACCCCTGGCGCCGGGTGTTCCGGAGCTGGAGAGCATCCGGATTCGTCGGGGCCGCTTGAGGATGGAACTTCCCGCCTATACGGGGGTGGTTTTGAAACTCAGCAGGGAAAGAGAGTAA
- a CDS encoding beta-ketoacyl-ACP synthase III, translating to MQAYIRSVGAYVPEKIITNDDLAKTIDTNDEWIFSHTGIKERRVAAENEAASDLGYAAVRHALDNISLQDPGGEELKGSDIDLVLLATSTPDYPGLPSTACIVQDKLGAENAGAMDLVAACTGFIYGLETAKNFVLSGAARNVLVVGAEVYSKIINWKDRSTCVLFGDGAGAVVVSPGEKTAGSGIFSSVLGSRGSGVEHLLRPAGGTRTPYVPGITPEEDLYLHMNGRQVYVFAVQAITDSINRLLEINSVSMDEIDHVIPHQANKRIIEAACKRNGWPEEKFFMNIRHYANTSAASIPIAMEEMQRKGLLKRGDKVLTIGFGSGLTFGGNYFIW from the coding sequence ATGCAGGCATATATTCGATCGGTGGGAGCGTATGTTCCCGAAAAAATTATCACAAATGATGACCTGGCAAAGACTATCGACACAAATGACGAGTGGATCTTTTCTCATACAGGAATCAAGGAACGGCGGGTTGCGGCAGAGAATGAAGCTGCCAGCGACCTTGGGTATGCTGCAGTCCGGCATGCACTGGATAATATTTCCCTTCAGGACCCCGGGGGAGAAGAGCTGAAAGGATCCGACATCGATCTGGTTCTTCTTGCCACATCCACCCCCGACTATCCGGGGCTGCCGTCCACCGCCTGCATCGTTCAGGATAAACTGGGGGCCGAAAACGCCGGTGCCATGGACCTTGTTGCGGCCTGCACCGGGTTCATATACGGTCTGGAAACGGCGAAAAACTTCGTCCTCAGCGGAGCCGCCAGGAACGTTCTGGTTGTGGGGGCTGAAGTATACTCGAAAATTATCAACTGGAAAGACCGGTCCACATGCGTTCTGTTCGGGGACGGCGCCGGAGCGGTGGTAGTCAGCCCCGGAGAAAAAACTGCGGGTAGCGGCATTTTTTCATCTGTGCTTGGAAGCCGGGGCAGCGGTGTAGAGCACCTGCTGCGTCCCGCAGGCGGCACCCGTACCCCCTATGTTCCGGGCATCACTCCCGAAGAGGACTTGTATCTTCACATGAACGGCCGGCAGGTATATGTCTTCGCCGTTCAGGCAATAACAGACAGCATTAATCGCCTGCTGGAGATCAATTCGGTCAGCATGGATGAAATCGACCATGTAATTCCCCACCAGGCGAACAAACGCATTATTGAGGCCGCCTGTAAACGCAACGGATGGCCCGAAGAAAAGTTCTTTATGAACATTCGTCACTATGCCAACACTTCCGCTGCAAGCATCCCCATCGCTATGGAGGAGATGCAGCGGAAGGGCCTGCTGAAGCGTGGAGATAAGGTTCTCACCATCGGTTTCGGCTCCGGCCTGACTTTCGGCGGAAACTACTTTATCTGGTAA
- the fabG gene encoding 3-oxoacyl-[acyl-carrier-protein] reductase, translated as MLLKGKNAIVTGGSRGIGREIVLAFLREGASVWYLDLAEGEYLKEYQDLASSNGATAAFKECNVADEERVQAVISEVISEAGTVDIAVNNAGITRDTLMMRMKTEDWKSVLDVNLTSAFLVSRALYRQMAKQKGGSIINVASIVGIIGNGGQTNYSASKAGLIGMTKSMAREVASRNVRVNAVAPGFIVTPMTDKLNEDQKKALYDQIPMGRLGEPAEVAKTIVFLASDLASYVTGEVIKITGGLGM; from the coding sequence ATGTTGTTAAAAGGAAAAAATGCCATAGTAACCGGCGGATCACGGGGAATCGGAAGGGAAATTGTCCTTGCGTTTCTCAGAGAAGGAGCTTCTGTCTGGTATCTGGATCTGGCGGAAGGTGAATATCTGAAGGAATACCAGGATCTTGCTTCAAGCAATGGTGCGACCGCTGCATTTAAAGAGTGCAACGTAGCGGACGAGGAACGGGTTCAGGCAGTAATTTCCGAGGTGATTTCTGAAGCGGGAACCGTGGATATTGCGGTGAACAACGCGGGCATTACCCGAGACACCCTGATGATGCGTATGAAAACCGAGGACTGGAAGTCGGTGCTGGATGTGAATCTTACCAGTGCATTTCTGGTGAGCCGGGCTCTGTATCGGCAGATGGCCAAGCAGAAAGGCGGCTCAATTATTAATGTAGCTTCCATTGTTGGAATAATCGGGAATGGAGGGCAGACCAATTACTCTGCCAGCAAGGCCGGACTTATCGGGATGACCAAAAGTATGGCCCGGGAAGTTGCAAGCCGTAATGTCCGGGTGAACGCCGTTGCCCCCGGATTCATTGTCACGCCCATGACCGACAAGCTGAATGAAGATCAGAAAAAAGCGCTGTACGATCAAATACCAATGGGAAGGCTGGGTGAGCCGGCAGAGGTGGCAAAGACCATCGTTTTTCTGGCATCCGATCTGGCCTCCTACGTGACAGGCGAAGTGATTAAAATAACAGGCGGCCTGGGAATGTAG
- a CDS encoding UvrD-helicase domain-containing protein codes for MKFSENQLKAIETREHSIVSAGAGAGKTSVLVERYLSLLNNDGCGVENILCLTFTRKAAGEMYERVHRRLMNETENPLFRRQFERFDRARITTIDGFCNTILRPYLSDFGYPGTVSVVSDEMDRELNQFCLNFLSRNLSSPGISRLLEHFSFHGLVDDLFMPLIKSPDRSSDGPPDRAADTSTDGAAAKSADSPPNRAPNRPTESGGSFYAVHRNLLLELVNRALSDLHDSLTGILGLRGDLDEKSLKGKLTEVLTTLDDALAHLDQIPSLLTEPDPQIIQSMLPVLMNLKVGLSGFTSSTAKAAHPWKEYRDVHRKVLEQLLIPSLIILSEDEAYEDMYRVLEEFKVKAAEFKRRNGILFFQDLLHMARYVLLEYPDFADVLRREIRFIMIDEFQDNNEDQKELLFLLAAEPGYREKRVPEFRELRPGVLYFVGDQKQSIYRFRNADVSVFKALSGELPPGGRAISLSENFRSSPGLINGFNRMFPHIMGGEKSFEAEYEQLSPGLKQLGNSRFELLAGFKDDHGGEYLSASEHEAYVVAEKIRRIVSSDDYLIPDEETSELRRPDFEDIAVLYKTGSLQNQLEAMFRRFSIPYTGDSTRSLFHDAPAYDIHSFLKFCVYPEDRVSFASFLRSPMVALGDRSITGLIAALPEHINPEELANRILAAEPGDAPGELTDNDELQRLKEGISLWADCRSKIDRISHQELLAHIWRESGYEAFMHSDPYKRGFLEYYDYLLEFFEQHEGFTVAELLEDLEEYLGSNKRADDLSIFRETGGGVQLMTIHKSKGLEFPVVFLVNTNSRGRADTSASKPFIPSPEGTPLVYGGISEDVVHTWFPGDTQAGKNFRNPLVRELQARTRMEENAEARRLLYVALTRAQQHVIVTADNISRTGKKAAGSDSDGGIPDRRHSTDEEENLYDLLESALQIGRTALGDMEPGSRLRHSLWENSFQIEIHRTTSVPVSAISTRSSGAAGIEPLSGPPSPLKLPAFPPYSISVTGLQAYLHETRENRSRREDSLPYPSESELEAGSVPQKQGEAARLGTLVHRIIELNLNSRQNLLSREGRDLQWPLGQLDDMFADSYDPQEWKRLQPQAEELCRNFFSSELYERICGSDDRETELPFSLYLGDAYVQGQIDLIFLENDRLYILDFKTGEEVDPVQYSLQLDIYRLALEHMLDQLWPGKETQNFSMEGAIADVRNAKLVPVPREFGMDDIQNLVSEYRLGRNHAAGEI; via the coding sequence ATGAAATTTTCTGAAAATCAGCTCAAGGCCATCGAAACCAGAGAGCACAGCATCGTATCTGCCGGGGCGGGTGCAGGAAAAACGTCCGTACTTGTTGAACGGTATCTGAGTCTGCTGAATAATGACGGCTGCGGGGTTGAAAACATATTGTGCCTCACTTTCACCCGGAAAGCCGCAGGTGAGATGTATGAACGGGTTCACCGTCGGCTTATGAACGAAACTGAAAATCCCCTCTTTCGTCGGCAGTTTGAACGTTTTGACCGGGCGCGAATTACAACCATCGACGGTTTCTGCAACACCATTCTGCGGCCATACCTGAGCGATTTCGGCTATCCCGGAACTGTTTCCGTGGTATCCGACGAGATGGACCGGGAGCTGAATCAATTCTGTCTGAATTTTCTCAGCCGCAATCTCTCGTCCCCCGGAATATCACGCCTGCTGGAGCATTTTTCATTTCACGGATTGGTGGATGATCTATTCATGCCGCTGATAAAATCCCCGGATAGATCATCAGACGGCCCCCCGGATAGAGCTGCAGATACATCTACAGATGGAGCCGCAGCTAAATCTGCAGATAGCCCTCCCAATAGAGCTCCAAATAGACCCACAGAGAGCGGGGGATCATTTTATGCAGTTCACCGGAACCTCCTGCTGGAGCTTGTGAACCGTGCTCTTTCGGATCTTCATGATTCCCTGACGGGAATTCTCGGCCTCAGGGGGGATCTGGATGAAAAATCCCTGAAAGGAAAACTGACTGAGGTTCTGACCACCCTGGATGACGCACTGGCTCATCTGGATCAGATCCCTTCCCTGCTTACAGAGCCTGACCCTCAGATTATCCAGAGCATGCTTCCTGTGCTGATGAATCTCAAGGTCGGGCTGTCCGGATTCACATCTTCTACAGCCAAGGCTGCACACCCCTGGAAAGAGTACCGGGACGTTCACAGAAAGGTTCTGGAACAGCTGCTTATCCCTTCCCTGATCATTCTCAGCGAAGATGAAGCCTACGAAGACATGTACCGGGTGCTTGAAGAGTTCAAAGTGAAGGCTGCCGAGTTTAAGCGCCGCAACGGAATTCTTTTCTTCCAGGACCTTCTGCACATGGCCCGGTATGTGCTTCTGGAATATCCCGATTTTGCAGACGTTCTCCGGCGGGAAATCCGCTTTATTATGATTGATGAATTTCAGGACAACAACGAGGATCAGAAGGAACTGCTGTTTCTCCTGGCTGCAGAGCCCGGGTACCGGGAAAAACGGGTGCCGGAATTCCGGGAGCTGAGACCGGGAGTACTCTACTTTGTAGGGGATCAGAAACAGTCCATCTACCGTTTCCGGAATGCCGATGTATCAGTCTTTAAAGCACTGTCGGGAGAGCTTCCTCCCGGGGGCAGGGCCATCAGTCTGTCGGAAAACTTCCGGAGCAGTCCCGGCCTGATAAATGGATTCAACCGGATGTTTCCCCACATTATGGGAGGAGAAAAAAGCTTTGAGGCTGAATATGAGCAGCTTTCTCCGGGCCTGAAGCAGCTGGGGAATTCCCGTTTTGAGCTGCTTGCGGGGTTCAAGGATGATCACGGCGGTGAATACCTTTCTGCATCGGAACATGAAGCTTATGTGGTGGCGGAAAAAATCAGAAGGATTGTAAGCTCCGATGACTATCTGATTCCGGATGAAGAGACTTCAGAACTCCGAAGGCCTGATTTTGAGGATATCGCCGTTTTATATAAAACCGGAAGCCTTCAAAATCAGCTGGAGGCCATGTTCAGGCGCTTTTCCATTCCCTACACGGGAGACAGTACACGGTCGCTGTTTCATGACGCTCCTGCGTATGATATCCACTCCTTTCTGAAATTCTGTGTCTATCCGGAAGATCGGGTTTCATTTGCATCATTTCTCCGTTCGCCCATGGTTGCTCTGGGAGACCGGAGTATAACCGGGCTGATTGCCGCCCTTCCGGAACACATCAATCCGGAAGAACTTGCGAATAGAATCCTTGCTGCAGAACCGGGAGATGCTCCGGGCGAACTCACTGACAATGATGAGCTGCAGCGTTTGAAAGAAGGGATTTCCCTGTGGGCCGACTGCAGGAGCAAGATTGACCGGATTTCCCATCAGGAGCTGCTGGCGCATATCTGGAGAGAATCCGGGTATGAGGCGTTTATGCATTCCGATCCGTACAAAAGGGGATTCCTGGAATACTATGATTATCTTCTTGAATTCTTTGAGCAGCATGAGGGGTTTACTGTTGCCGAACTGCTGGAAGATCTGGAGGAGTATTTGGGCAGTAATAAACGGGCTGACGATTTATCCATCTTCCGGGAAACCGGGGGAGGGGTGCAGCTCATGACTATCCATAAATCCAAAGGCCTTGAATTTCCCGTGGTGTTCCTGGTGAACACAAATTCACGGGGCAGGGCGGATACCAGCGCATCCAAGCCCTTTATTCCCTCTCCCGAAGGCACACCTCTGGTGTACGGAGGCATCAGTGAGGATGTGGTCCACACATGGTTTCCCGGAGATACACAGGCTGGAAAGAATTTCCGAAATCCGCTGGTACGGGAGCTGCAGGCCAGGACCCGAATGGAGGAAAATGCCGAAGCAAGACGGCTGCTCTATGTCGCTCTCACCAGGGCTCAGCAGCATGTGATCGTAACGGCGGATAATATTTCACGTACCGGAAAAAAAGCCGCAGGCAGTGACAGCGACGGAGGTATTCCTGACCGGCGCCATTCAACCGATGAAGAGGAGAATCTCTACGATCTATTGGAATCCGCTCTCCAGATTGGCCGAACCGCTCTTGGCGACATGGAGCCTGGATCCCGGCTGCGCCACAGCCTGTGGGAAAATTCTTTTCAGATTGAAATACATCGGACAACCTCTGTTCCTGTATCCGCCATATCCACCCGAAGCTCCGGTGCCGCGGGTATCGAACCTCTGTCCGGACCTCCGTCTCCCCTGAAGCTGCCCGCATTTCCGCCCTACAGTATCAGTGTTACAGGCCTGCAAGCCTATCTCCATGAAACCCGGGAAAATCGGTCCCGGAGGGAAGATAGTCTTCCATACCCGTCAGAATCGGAGCTTGAAGCCGGTTCTGTGCCGCAAAAGCAGGGCGAAGCGGCCCGGCTTGGAACCCTGGTTCATCGTATTATTGAATTGAATCTTAACTCACGGCAAAACCTGCTTTCCCGGGAAGGGAGGGATCTTCAGTGGCCTCTGGGTCAGCTGGATGATATGTTTGCAGACAGCTATGATCCGCAGGAATGGAAGCGGCTGCAACCTCAGGCTGAAGAGCTCTGCCGGAATTTTTTCTCATCCGAACTGTATGAAAGAATATGCGGTTCTGATGACCGGGAAACGGAACTGCCGTTCTCTCTTTATCTGGGCGATGCCTATGTTCAGGGACAGATAGATCTGATTTTCCTGGAAAATGACCGGCTGTATATACTGGATTTTAAAACCGGTGAAGAAGTTGACCCCGTACAGTATTCATTGCAGCTCGATATCTACCGCCTCGCCCTGGAGCATATGCTGGATCAGTTGTGGCCCGGGAAGGAAACGCAGAATTTCAGCATGGAAGGGGCAATTGCTGATGTGAGAAATGCGAAGCTGGTTCCGGTTCCCCGGGAATTCGGGATGGATGATATTCAAAACCTGGTATCAGAGTACCGGCTGGGGCGGAACCATGCAGCCGGAGAAATCTGA